TATGTTTTAGGTTATGGATTTGAAATTGATGATCTTTATAGACAACTTCCAGAAATTTATACTTTAGAGGAAGAATAGGTTTTAAAATGAAAAAATCAAAAATTGATAATTTTAAAGTTAAAGATAAAAAACTTAATTATTTAAAATCAACAAATTCAATTGCTAAATATTTTAACTTTAGTAATTTAAATACAACATTTAAAAAAGAGATTATTGGTGGAATAAGTACATTCCTTTCAATGATGTACATTTTATCAGTAGAGCCAGCAATATTAGGAAGTGCACCAAGTATTACTGGAAATGGGACAATGGATAGTAACGGCGTTTTCTTGGCAACAGCTCTAGTTGCAGCTATTGCAACTATTGTTATGGGTATGAGTGCAAACGTTCCTATTGCATTAGCACCAAGCATGGGATTAAATGCACTTTTTGCTTTTAACATAGCTAAAACAGGAAAAATAGGATATGAAGGTGCATTAATTGCCGCTATGATTTCATCAATTATTTTTTGTATTATATCTATAACAAAATTAAGAGCATTAATGATCAATGCTCTACCGCATTCACTTCATTTAATTATTGGTGTATCAATTGGTTTCTTTATAGCTTATGTTGGCATATCAAACATAGGTTTTGTTTCAAAAACAGACTCAAATTTACCAATTGCAGATTTATCAAATTTTAAATTAAATTATCCTGGTATGATAATTGGTTCAATTGTTTTATTTGGTTCAATTATATTGTTTTATAAAAAATTCTTTGCGCCAGTTGCTGTAATGATGGTTGGTGGATTCATTGTTGCATTAATTTTAGCAAATACAGTTGATAATGAAGCAATAAAACACTCACTAGGAAATGCTAAATGATCAGGAAGTGAATGAAACTTTGGGCACTTATTTAATGGATTTGCTTTAAACATTAAAAATTCATTAGCAGAAATAGGAAATTCTGAAATTTGAAATAAGCCAACCATGTATGTTTCAATTTTTGTTTTAGTTATTTTAAATTTCTTTGACGCAACAGGTACTTTGACATCAATCAACATTGAATTAAATAAAGCACTTGGAGAAGAAAAACAAATACCTCAAAAAGCATTAATTATTGATGCAGGTGCAACAATTATAGGATCAGCTTTAGGAGTTTCTCATATGGCTTGCTACAGTGAAAGTTGTGTTGGTATTTCACAAGGTGCAAGAACTGGATTTGCAAACATAATAACAGGTTTATTATTTTTACTAAGTATTCCGCTATTCCCACTTTTTAAAATGATGCCAAACTGTATTTCAGGAGCAGCGACAGCATTTATCGGAACAATAATGATTTCATCAATTACTGAAATAGAATGAAAAAAACCAGAAATTGGAGTATCAGCGTTCTTTAGTATTTTGTTTATGGTTATAACTTACAATATAGCAAATGGTATTGCCGTTGGAATAATAGCATATACAGTCACATCTATTGGAGTTGGAAAAACAAAAGAAGTAAAACCTGTAATTTGAGCGCTAGATGTGTTATTTATACTTTATTTTGTAGCAACAGCTTTTATACAATAAAAAAAACAGCACAGCTGTTTTTTTATATTTAGTAAATATTTTTAGCAACAGGATAAATAGTATAACAAACAACAGGTATTGTTGCTAAATAAATGGCCCAATCAAAAACTGAATTGACACTGTTTACACTCATTGAAAATATTCAAACATTTTGATTTTTTTCAACAGCACCAGCAGAGTAAAATAAAACACCTGCAAATGTTTTTGATCAAAACCCTAAGAAAGCATAAATTGAGATAACAATAATTCAAATACCCATTCATTTAAATCAATCTTTTTTTTCTTCAAATCACAATTTATTTTTTTCTCTTTTAGACATTAATAGTTTTTTATTTTTAGAAACTTTCTCTTTTTTGTTTCTAAAATTTCTTGGTAAAAATATACTACAAATTGCTACCAAAAGTAATGGTATTCAATAATCAAATACATATGCTAAAGGTATACCTGCATCTGCATTTGTTGGAAGAAAGAAACCAATAATCCCTCCTAGTATTGCAACAATTAATGTTCTTAGTCAGTCAGTATATGTTGCTAAAACAAATATAGAAATTAATTTTATGTTTAACGATAAATAAAACTGACTAAATGAATATGCTGTCATTAAATTCAAGATTAAGTATAAAGAAAGCATTAATCCCATTACAACAATGTCTTTAGTATTAATCTTTTTAACTTTCAAATAAAAATATCTTTTCATGTAAAAGAACCTCCTACATAAAAAGACAGAAAAAATATTTTAGGACTTCCTACGCTAGTATTAACTAGATCAGGTTCTAAGAGTATTTCTCAAGCTTTCGCTACCTCTGCCTTCTTACAAGTTAATAGTATCATTTAAATAAAATAAAAAGCAATTTTATTTAGCATTGTTTTTGGTAAAATTATAATTAATTGAGATTATAGAAAGAGGTATCATATATGCCTAAAAAATTTTACGTAACAACCCCAATTTATTATCCAAGTGGTAAATTGCATATTGGACATGCTTATACAACAACTCTTGCAGATATTTTAAAAAGATATAAAGATATGCAAGGTTATGAAACATTTTTCTTAACAGGAAGTGATGAACATGGTCAAAAAATAGAACAAAAAGCAAATGAAGCTGGACTTTCTCCAATGGAATATCTTGAAGAAAAAGTTGAAAGTTTTAAAGCGCTTTGAAAAGCCTTAAAAATAGATTACACAAAATTCATTAGAACAACAGATTCTTATCATGAAGAAACAGTTCAAAAAATTTTCACAATGCTGTTAGAAAAAGGTTTCATTTATGAAGGAAATTATGAAGGACTTTATTGTGTAAGTTGTGAAGAGTTTTTAAATGCAGATCAAATTGATGAAAATAATATGTGTAAAATTTCTAACACGAAATTAGAATTAGTTAAGGAAGAAACTTATTTTTTAAAAACTTCATTGTTTCAAGAGTTTATGGAAAAAGAAGTTTTAGGTAGTGAATTTTTAATCCCAGTTTACAGAAGAAATGAAATGTTGAATTCATTTGTTAAACCAGAGCTTAAAGATTTATCAGTTACTAGAACATCATTTACATGAGGAATTCCAGTTAAACAAAATCCAAAGCATGTTGTTTATGTTTGATTAGATGCACTTACAAACTATATAACAGCATTAGGATATTTACAAAATGATGATTCTAACTTTAAAAAATTCTGAGAAGATCAAAATACTGAAATTTTACAATTAGCTGGAAAAGAAATTATTCGTTTTCACTCAATCTATTGACCTATAATTTTAAAAGCATTAGATCTACGTCAACCAACTCATTTGTTAGGGCACGGATGAATTTTAAGCAAGGATACAAAAATGAGTAAATCATTAGGGAATGTTATTGATCCAATTGATATGATTGAAAAATATGGCGCTGATGCTTTGAGATTTTATATAGGGTATGAATTGCCAACTGAAAAAGATGGAAACTTCACAGATGAATTATTTATTGAATCATTCAATGCTCATTTAGCAAACAATGTTGGTAATTTGATTTCAAGAACTAATCAAATGATTACAAAATACTTTGATGGTTTTGTTAATGTTTCAGAAATTAAGTATGATGAAGTATTAACAGTTAAGGGTGTTGAAACAATTAATTCATACATAGAAAATATGAATCAATATAAAATTAGTGATGCTATTAGAAATATTTTAGACCTAGGTAATATTTGTAATAAATATATTGAAGAAAAAATGCCCTGAAATTTAGCTAAAGAAGAAAATTTTTCGGAACTAAAAAATGTTATGGCAACACTGCAACGCAATATAGCTATTATGATTTTTTTATTGAAACCTATTTTAGTAGAAAATTATGAAGATATGATTGAGCAGATCGGATTAAAAAATGTTGAATTATCTTTTGACAAACTAATTAATTGACAAGAAATTAGCTTTAAAAAATTAGGTGATAAAAAAATCATCTTTAAAAGAGTAAATTAATGGCTTTTTCAGCCATTTTTTTAATACTTAAATCCTTATAAGTCTTTTTTATTATGGCATTAAGAGTATAATAAACATAGGAATATTTTTTATTTTTTTATGTTATTTTTGAAAAATTTTCCAAATTTTTATAAATTTACATTAATTATTGGATATTTATTCCAATATTAATAAAACTATTAAGAGGAGTTATAAATATGAAAGTTATTGTTTTAGGTACTAACCATGCAGGAACAACTGCAGTTAGAACATTAAAAAGACTTAACCCAGAAATTGAAGTAACAACATACGACAGAAACGATGTTATTTCATTTTTAGGATGCGGAATTGCATTATGGGTTAAAGGTGAAGTTAAAGATCCAAATGGATTATTTTACGCAACACCAGAAATTTTAGAATCAGAAGGAATCAATGTAAAAATGAAACACGAATGAGTTTCAATTGACGCTGATAAAAAAACTGTTTTAATTAAAAATTTAGAAACAGGTGAAACATTTGAAGATAGCTACGATAAAGTTATCGTAGCTACAGGTACATGACCTTTATTACCACCAATCCCGGGATTAGACTTAAAAGGTGTACAAATTTGTAAAAACTATGACCATGCTAAAAAAATACAACAAGCAAACTTAGATGATTCAATCAAAAAAGTTACAGTTGTAGGAGCTGGTTATATTGGAGTTGAATTAGTTGATGCTTTTGTTGCTCATGGTAAAGAAGTTACATTAGTAGATTTTGCTGACAGAATTATGCCTGTTTACTATGATGCAGAATTTACTAAGCATGTTGAAGACAGAATGGAAAAAGCTGGAGTTAAATTGGCTTTAGGACAAGGTGTTAAAGAATTTAAAGGTGCTGATGGAAAAGTTACTCACGTTGTGACTGACAAAGAAGAAATCGCAACTGATTATGTAATATTCTCAGTTGGTGTAGTTGCTCAAACTAAACAATTGGAAGGTGTAGTTGAGTTAAATGACAGAAAAGCAATTTTAACAAATGAATACTGTCAATCATCAAACCCAGATATTTATGCAATTGGAGATTGTTCAACAGTTTTCAATAAAGCATTAAATATGGAAATGCCAATTCAATTAGCAACAACTGCAGTTAGAACAGGAATTCTTGCAGCAGCAAATATTGTTAATGGAAATAAACTTGCATCACCAGGCTTTACAGGAGCAAACGGTATTGAAGTATTTGGATTTAAAATGGCTTCAGCTGGTGTAAGCGAAACAAGTGCTAAAAAAATGGGATTAGATTATGAAGCAATTTTATTATCTGATTCAGATCGTCCTGAATTTATGTCAACTTACAAAGAAGCTTGAATTAAATTAGTATGAGACAAAAAAACAAGAAAAATTATTGGAGCTCAAATAGGTAGTGAAAATAACCATACAGAAATCATGTACATGCTTTCATTAGGAATTCAAAAAGAATTAACTATTGATGAATTACCATTAGTTGATATTTTCTTCTTACCTCACTTCAATAAGCCATATAATTTTGTTACATTGGCAGGTTTAGAAGTATTAGGGTTAAATTACTTTAAAAAATAAAATGATTAATCTATTTATTTCAAAGTCAAATGATCCAGCTTACAACTTAGCTGTTGAAGAGTATTTAACTTACCAATATGTAACTAATGATCCTATTTTGTACATATGACAAAATAGTAATACAATTGTTGTTGGTAGAAATCAAAATACTTATGCTGAAATTAACATTGCTGAAGCAATGAAAGACGAAGTAAAAATTATAAGAAGAAATACAGGTGGAGGAACAGTTTTTCATGACATGGGAAACGTATGTTATTCACTTATTGTTAATAATGATAAAAACTCTCAATCTAACTTTGAAATTGCACTACAACCAATCATTCAGTATTTAAGAAGTGAAGGGTTAAATGCTAATTTCTCAGGAAGAAATGATATTGAAATTGATGGATATAAAATTTCAGGAAATGCACAATTAAAAACTATAACAAAAATTCTTCAGCATGGAACATTATTATTTGATGTTGAATTACCAAGAATTTTAAAATATTTAAATGTGGATCCAGAAAAAATTAAGCATCAAAAAGTTAAATCAAAACCAGCTAGAGTTGCTAACATAAAAGCAATTCTGACTGAAAATGAAAAAGAAATAGAATTAAATGATTTTATAGAAAATGTAATTAATAGCTATACCAAAAATGATGAGGTTAAATGAATTGAATTTAACGATTCAGAAAAAGAAAGTATTAATGAATTATTCGAAGAAAAATATTGTTCAAGAGAATGAACATTTGCTAAAAATGAAGATTTTGAAATTTCAAATAAAAAGTATCTAGAAACAAAAGGATTAATTGAAATAAAAACAAATGTTGATAAAGGTAAAATTACTAACATTAAAATTTATGGTGATTTTCTTGGTTATACAGGTACAGAAGCACTAGAATTTGCACTAATAAATACTGATTATGATTATCATGCAGTAAAAAATATTTTAGATAAGTTTTCGTTAAAAGAAATTTTTGGTGATAACTTTGAAGCTGAAGATATTTTAAATTTATTATTCAATTAAGAAAGGAAAAATATATGAAATATATCGGAAAATTTGATCCGCAAAAAGATGAAGTTGTTCGCGTAATGGATAAAGATGGTAAAATCATCAATCCTAAATTAGCACCATCTATTTCAGATGAAGAATTAATTAAAGCGTATTCAATCATGAATCTTTCAAGAAGACAAGATGACTACCAAAATAAAATGCAAAGACAAGGAAGATTATTATCTTTCTTAAGCTCAACAGGACAAGAAGCTTGTGAGGTTGCATACACAATGGTAATTGACCCAAAAAATGACTTTTTTGTTTCAGGATATAGAAACAATGCAGCATGATTAACAATGGGTCAAACTGTTAGAAACATAATGCTATACTGAGCAGGAAATGAAGCTGGAGCAAAAGCACCAGAAGGTGTTAATTCATTACCACCAAACATTATCATTGGTTCACAATACTCTCAAGCAACAGGTATTGCTTTTGCTGAAAAATACCAAGGTAAAAAAGGTGTTGCAGTTACTACAACTGGAGACGGTGGAATGAGTGAAGGAGAAACTTATGAAGCTATGAACTTTGCTAAGTTACATGAATTACCAGTTGTGTTCGTTTGTGAAAACAATAAGTGAGCTATTTCAACTCCAACTGTTCAACAAACAAAATCATTAAATATTGCAGTTAAAGCAATTGCAACAGGAATGCCATCAATTAAAGTTGATGGAAATGACTTTTTAGCAAGTTATGCAGTTGCAAAAGAAGCTGTTGAATTTGCAAGAAGCGGAAATGGTCCAGTATTAATTGAATTTGATACATATAGACTTGGAGCCCACTCTTCATCAGATGCACCAGATGTATATCGTCCAAAAGGTGAATTTGAAGATAGAGTTCCTTATGAACCATTGATAAGATTAAAAGCTTATATGATAGAAAAAGGAATTTGAAGTGAAGAAAAGCAAACTGCTTTAAATGAGGAACAAGACAAACATATTGCAGCTGAATTTGCTTGAGTAGAACAAAATAAAAACTACCCAATCGAAGATATTTTCAACTACCAATATGCAGAATTAACAGAAGATTTAAAAAATCAATTAACAGAAGCAAAAGAATTCTTTGCTAAATACCCAGAAACTAAAGACGGAGGACACCACTAATGGCAGTTATTAATAATATTAAAGCAGTTACTGAAGCTCTTGATGTTGCAATGGACCGTGATAAAAACGTTATTGTTTTTGGTGAGGACGTTGGATTAGAGGGTGGAGTTTTCAGAGCTACTCAAGGATTACAACAAAAATATGGAATTGAAAGAAGTTTTAATGCTCCTATTTCAGAAGCAATGTTTGCTGGTGTTGGACTAGGGATGGCAATGAATGGTATGAAGCCAGTTGTTGAATTACAATTTCAAGGATTAGGTTTACCAGCATTACAAAATGTTATTGCAAATATTTCACGTATGAGAAATAGAAGTCGTGGTAAATGAACAGCACCTATGGTTATAAGAATGCCAATGGGTGGAGGTATTAGAGCCTTAGAACACCACTCAGAAGCTTTAGAAGCTATCTTTGCTCACATTCCTGGTATTAAAACAGTTATGCCTTCAACTCCTTATGATACAAAAGGTTTATTATTAGCAGCAATTGAATCACCAGATCCAGTTATTGTTTTAGAACCAACTAAGTTATATCGTGCATTCAAACAAGAAGTACCAGATGGATACTATACAGTAGCTATTGGTGAAGGTTACAAAATCCAAGAAGGAAATGATTTAACAATTGTTACTTATGGAGCACAAACAGTAGATTGCATGAAAGCTGTTGAAATGATTAAATCTACACACCCAACTGCTTCAATCGAATTAATTGATTTACGTTCAATTCAACCATGAGATAAAAAAATGGTTATTGAATCAGTTAAAAAAACAGGAAGATTATTAGTTGTTAGTGAAGCTGTTAGATCATTTGGTGTGCCAGCTGAAATTATTGCTACAGTTAATGAAAACTGTTTTGATTCATTAAAAGCACCTTTAGCAAGATGTACTGGATATGATGTTGTTATTCCTTATGACAGAGGAGAAGGATTCCACCAAGTGAACCCACAGAAAGTTGTAGAAGCAATTAAAAAAGTGCTTGACTACAAATTTTAGTAGAGAGGAATTAGAATAATATGTTTAAAGTAAAATTTGCTGATATTGGAGAAGGGCTTACTGAAGGAAAAGTTGCAGAGGTTCTTGTAAAAATGGGGCAAGAAATAAAAGAAGGAGATGCTTTATTTTTTGTTGAAACAGATAAAGTTAATTCTGAAATTCCAGCACCTGTTGGTGGAAAGATTGCAAATATTTTAATTTCTGAAGGACAAGAAATTAAAGTTGGTGATGTAGTTATTGAAATCGATGACGGATCTGGAGCAGCTGAAGCAACACCTGTTGCTGAAGTTAAAACAAAAAATGAACCAATTGAAGAAAATGCATCAGTAGTAGGTTCTACACCAGTTTCAAATGATGTTATTGCTTCAAGAACAACAACAAATAATATTGTAGAAGTTTCAAATAGTGGAGTTAAGGCAACACCATTAGCAAGAAAAATTGCAGCAGACAAAAAAATTGATTTATCAACAATCAAAGGAACAGGTCCACATGGAAGAATTTTAGTTTCAGACTTAGACTCAGCACCAGTTGCTGCTTCAAATACAAGTGCTGCTCCTAAAAAAGCTATGAAATCTGTTGAAATTGATGCGCCTTTATCATGAGATTCAATTCCAATGAATGGAATTAGAAAAGCTACTGTTAAAGCAATGGTTAAATCTCATTCAGAAAATGCTGCATTTACTGGAATGAAAAATATTAACATTACTCCAACATACGATATGCGTGCAATGTTAAAAGATGGATGTGAATCAAAAGGAATTAAATTGACTTATTTAGCATTCATTGTTAAAGCTGCTGCTAAAGTATTGGAAGAAATGCCAAATATTAATGTTCGTATAGATGCAGAAAACAATGCAATCTTACAAGTACACAATATCAATATAGGTATTGCAGTTGATACTGAAAAAGGATTAATGGTTCCTGTTATTAAAGGAGCTAACCACTTATCAGTGTTTGAAATCGCTAACAAAATTGGTGAATTAGCTAAAAAAGCTAGAGATGGTAAATTAGCTATGACTGAAATGAAAGATGCAACTTTTACAGTTTCAAACTTTGGATCAGTTGGCTTAGATTACGCAACACCAATTATTAATTCACCTGAATCAGCTATTTTAGGAGTAGGTACAATGACAAAAACACCTATATTCGTGAAAGATGAAATTAAAGCAGGTTGAATCATGCCATTCTCAATGACATGTGATCATAGAATTATTGACGGTGGAGATGCCGGAAGATTCTTAATGAAAATAGAAAATTATTTAAGTAATCCAGCATTACTATTAATGTAAAAGAGGAGAAGCAAGATGTTTAAAGTAAAATTTGCTGATATTGGAGAAGGACTTACTGAAGGAAAAGTTGCAGAAGTTCTTGTTAAATTAGGGCAAGAAATAAAAGAAGGAGATGCTTTATTCTTTGTTGAAACAGATAAAGTTAACTCTGAAATTCCAGCACCTGTTGGTGGAAAGATTGCAAACATTTTAATTTCTGAAGGACAAGAAATTAAAGTTGGCGATGTAGTTATTGAAATCGATGATGGAAGTGCTACAACTGAAGCAGCACCGGTTGCTGAAGAAGAAAATGCAAGTGTTGTAGGTTCAACACCGGTATCTAATGATTTAATTCCAAGCAGAGGACCAGCACCTACTCAACCTGCGCCTGCTGCAACTAAACACACAGACACTGAAGAAAGTTTTGATGTTATAGTTGTTGGAGCTGGAATCGGAGGGTATGTTTCAGCTATTAAAACAGCCCAATTAGGTTTAAAAACTTTAATTATTGAAAAACAATACTATGGTGGTGTTTGTTTAAATGTAGGATGTATTCCAACAAAATCATTATTAAGAACAGCAAAGGTTTTTGAAGATATCGTTCACAAAGCTGCTAACTTAGGTATTGATATGAAAACAAAAGACGAACCAAGTATTAATTGAGATAAAGCTCTTGAGCGTAAAGATGGTGTTGTTAACAAACTAACTAGTGGTGTTAAAGCATTATTAACTAAGAATGGTGTAAAACAAATTATTGGTGAAGCATCAGCTTTAGATAAAAATACTATTACTGTAAATGGTAAAAAATACCACTGTGATAACTTAATTATTGCTAGTGGATCAGTTCCAAACGAATTACCATTACCAGGATTTGCAGAAGGAAGAAACAGTGGGTTCTTAATTGATTCAACAAAAATTCTTTCATTACCAAAAATACCAAAAGCATTAACAGTTATTGGTGGTGGGGTTATTGGAATTGAATTTGGTTGTTTATTTGCAGCTTTAGGAACAAAAGTTACAGTTATTGAAGGAGCACCAAAAATTCTTCCAATGTTAGATCAAGATGTTACAGCATTAATGACAAAAACATTAAAAGAAAAATACAAAATTGAAATCTTTACTAATGCAAAAGTCAAAGAAGTTAAAGGTAAATCAGTTGTATTTGAAATTGACGGTAAAGAACAAACTGTTAAATCAGATTACTGTTTAGAATCAATTGGAAGAAAAACAGTTACTAAAGGATTTGATGGAATTGGTCTTGAATTATCAGAACGTAAATCAATTATTGCAAATGATTATGGTGAAACAAACTTAGATGGTGTTTATGCTATTGGTGATGTAACAAGTAAAATTATGTTAGCACACGTTGCTTCACATGCAGGTATTGTTACAGCAAATAGAATTGCATTAAAAGCAAATAAACCAGGTGCTGAAGATATTAAAATGGATTATTCAAAAATTCCAAGTTGTATTTATTCACACCCAGAAATTGCAATGATTGGAAAAACAGAACAACAATTAAAAGCAGAAGGTGTTGAATACAAAACTTTCAAATTCCCATTTGCTGCAATTGGTAAAGCATTAGCTGATGATGATACAACAGGATTTGTTAAAATTATTTGTGAACCAAAATACAAAACTTTATTAGGTGCTCATATTATTGGAAACAGAGCAACAGACATGATCTCAGAATTTACAACATTAATTGAATGTGAAGGAACTATTACAGAATTAGCAAGAGCGATCCACCCTCACCCAACTATGAGTGAAGCAATTGGTGAAGCAGCTGAAGCATTAGAATCAGGAAAATCATTAAACCTTTAATATGTATTCAGTAGAACAAATTAAAAAAATTCTAGTAAATTCAGATCATAAAAAAACTATTGTATTACCTGAGGGTGAAGAGCCTAAAATTCAAGAAGTAGCTAATACACTTGTTAAAGAAAATATTTCAAAAGTTATTATGCTTTTCCAAAAAGCTGAATCAATTCCAACAACTTTAGATTCAAAAATTGAAGTTATTGCAATTGATGAATTGGATAAAGAACCTTTAATCCAAAAATTTATGGATTTAAGAAAAGACAAAACTAATTTGGAGCAAGCCACAAAATTAATGGGGCAGGCAAACTATATTGGTGCAATGTTAGTTAAGATGGAAAAAGCTGATTGTATGCTATGTGGTATTACATATACAACAGCAGATACTATTAGACCGGCATTACAAATCATAAAAACATCACCAAATGTTGCTTTAGCAGCTAGCGTATTTATTATGAATAAAGGTGATGAAAATTACTTCTTTACTGATTGTGCTTTAAATTTAAAACCAACAAGCCAACAATTAGCAGATATTGCTAAAATGACAGCTAAAT
The Mesoplasma entomophilum DNA segment above includes these coding regions:
- the lpdA gene encoding dihydrolipoyl dehydrogenase, producing MVVGAGIGGYVSAIKTAQLGLKTLIIEKQYYGGVCLNVGCIPTKSLLRTAKVFEDIVHKAANLGIDMKTKDEPSINWDKALERKDGVVNKLTSGVKALLTKNGVKQIIGEASALDKNTITVNGKKYHCDNLIIASGSVPNELPLPGFAEGRNSGFLIDSTKILSLPKIPKALTVIGGGVIGIEFGCLFAALGTKVTVIEGAPKILPMLDQDVTALMTKTLKEKYKIEIFTNAKVKEVKGKSVVFEIDGKEQTVKSDYCLESIGRKTVTKGFDGIGLELSERKSIIANDYGETNLDGVYAIGDVTSKIMLAHVASHAGIVTANRIALKANKPGAEDIKMDYSKIPSCIYSHPEIAMIGKTEQQLKAEGVEYKTFKFPFAAIGKALADDDTTGFVKIICEPKYKTLLGAHIIGNRATDMISEFTTLIECEGTITELARAIHPHPTMSEAIGEAAEALESGKSLNL
- the pta gene encoding phosphate acetyltransferase, which codes for MYSVEQIKKILVNSDHKKTIVLPEGEEPKIQEVANTLVKENISKVIMLFQKAESIPTTLDSKIEVIAIDELDKEPLIQKFMDLRKDKTNLEQATKLMGQANYIGAMLVKMEKADCMLCGITYTTADTIRPALQIIKTSPNVALAASVFIMNKGDENYFFTDCALNLKPTSQQLADIAKMTAKFAQSFDVKKPEVALLSYSTAGSGAGEDVVRVKEAVELLDSQTVDFNYAGEIQFDAAWDKEIRDKKFKGCKLTKQTPDVFVFPDINAGNIGYKIAQRMGGYEAIGPFILGFNKPVNDLSRGATLTDIMNTAIITIYQALEA